The following is a genomic window from Coriobacteriaceae bacterium.
CGGGATCGAGCGGCAGCAAGTGCTCGACGCGAAGCTCCTGATCCACGCGGTTCTTGGCGTGGTGGTAGACAAGCTCGACGCGGTCAAGCTCACCGGCACGATACGCATCGCAGATATGAGAGGAGATCATGCGGGCCTGATTGAAATCGGGCTCAGAGGAGTTGCCCTCAAAGTGCATGGCGACGTTTGCGCGGTCACGGAAATACGTGGCCGGTTTGCGCCCACACGCGATGATCTCGCACTCGATGCCATCGTTCGCCCAAGAAGCGGCGAGCTTTTCGGCCGTGCGCTCCACCGTCGTATTGAAACCGCCGGCAAGGCCGCGGTCCGAGGCAATGACGACAATCAGGCCATGCTTGACGCTCTCATGCTTCTGCAGCATGGGATCGGTGCCCGAGCAGGAGGCGTCGCCGGCGACCGTCAACATGACGTCGGTCAGCGCCTCCTTATAGGGCTCGGCCTGCTTGGAGCGATCGAGGGCACGACGGATCTTGGCCGTAGAGACCATCTCCATCGTGCGCGTGATCTGCTTGGTCGTGGTAACCGAGGAGATTCGCTTCTTAATGTCGCGAAGGTTGGCCATAGGGCTTAGTTCTCCTCTGATCCAGTCGTATCGGCATGGTGCTTGGCCATGAACTGCTGCTTGAAGTCACCGATGACGCGCAAGAGCTCGGCCTTGGTGTCGTCGTCGATCTTCTTGGCGCGAACCTTGTCGAGCAGCGAGCCAAAGCCATTGTCCATGTACTCGATGAGCTCGGCACGGAAAGGCAGCACGTCGGCGATCTCCAGGTCATCCAGGAAGCCCTCGTTGCCAGCGAACAGCGTAACAATCTGCTCGCCAACCTCAAACGGCTGGTAGCGCGGCTGCTTCAGGAGCTCGGTCATGCGGGCACCATGGGTCAGCTGCTTCTGAGTAGCCTCGTCGAGGTCGGAGCCGAACTGGGTAAAGCCAGCGAGCTCCTGGTACGAAGCGAGGTCCAGACGGAGGTTGCCGGCGACCTGCTTCATGGCCTTGGTCTGTGCATCGCCACCGACGCGGGACACGGAGATACCCACGTCGACTGCCGGGCGCTGACCCTGGAAGAAGAGCTCGGACTGCAGGTAGATCTGACCATCGGTAATGGAAATGACGTTGGTCGGAATGTAGGCCGAGACGTCGCCGTCCTGGGTCTCGATGATCGGCAGTGCCGTCATGGAGCCGTAGCCGTTCTTCTTGGACATCTTGA
Proteins encoded in this region:
- the atpG gene encoding ATP synthase F1 subunit gamma → MANLRDIKKRISSVTTTKQITRTMEMVSTAKIRRALDRSKQAEPYKEALTDVMLTVAGDASCSGTDPMLQKHESVKHGLIVVIASDRGLAGGFNTTVERTAEKLAASWANDGIECEIIACGRKPATYFRDRANVAMHFEGNSSEPDFNQARMISSHICDAYRAGELDRVELVYHHAKNRVDQELRVEHLLPLDPEMIAMAHGPRKNETDAPKRISSTFEFVPSPEHVLGKLVPSYILTVIYQALIDSAAAEQGARRKAMHSATENATAIISTLTRTYSRVRQASITTEINEIVGGASALEEQ